The following are from one region of the Hymenobacter radiodurans genome:
- a CDS encoding enoyl-CoA hydratase-related protein, translating to MEFITVTPAARPQVALIQLNRPKELNALNLQLMQEVAAALKELCADDTVRVIVLTGSERAFAAGADIKQMAGRTAIDMLTIDQFSTWDQIRKTHKPLIAAVSGFALGGGCELAMTCDMIVASETAQFGQPEIRIGTMPGAGGTQRLTRALGKARAMEMVLTGQSISALEAERHGLVNKVVPVGQYLEEAFRLAASIAQMSPVAARLAKESVNRAFETHLDEGLHFERKNFYMTFASEDQKEGMAAFVEKRPADFKGR from the coding sequence AAGAGCTGAACGCTTTGAATTTGCAACTGATGCAGGAGGTGGCCGCGGCCCTGAAAGAATTGTGCGCCGACGATACCGTGCGCGTTATTGTGCTTACCGGTAGTGAGCGAGCTTTCGCGGCCGGCGCCGATATCAAGCAAATGGCGGGGCGTACGGCCATCGATATGCTCACCATCGATCAGTTCAGCACCTGGGACCAGATTCGGAAAACGCATAAGCCGCTAATTGCGGCCGTTTCGGGCTTTGCGTTGGGGGGCGGCTGCGAGTTGGCCATGACCTGCGACATGATTGTGGCCTCGGAAACGGCGCAGTTTGGGCAGCCTGAAATTCGTATCGGTACGATGCCGGGCGCGGGTGGTACACAACGGCTCACGCGGGCGTTGGGCAAAGCGCGCGCCATGGAAATGGTGCTTACCGGCCAGTCGATTTCGGCGCTGGAAGCTGAGCGCCACGGCCTTGTAAATAAAGTAGTGCCCGTGGGGCAATACTTGGAGGAAGCGTTTCGATTGGCAGCCAGCATTGCCCAGATGTCGCCGGTAGCGGCGCGCCTCGCTAAAGAATCGGTGAACCGGGCGTTTGAGACGCATTTGGACGAAGGACTGCACTTTGAGCGCAAAAACTTCTATATGACGTTTGCTTCTGAAGATCAGAAAGAAGGAATGGCGGCGTTTGTGGAAAAGCGGCCCGCCGATTTTAAGGGGCGCTAG
- a CDS encoding Fur family transcriptional regulator: MSTSTKHSDASLPAAPTRQWLRDRLTQAGLRATRQRLVILESVVVEKGHPTAEQVHRQVLMHDATVSLGTVYKALDSFVTTGLCKRVPTAEGACRRYDADCSIHHHLYCSNTQEIIDYCDPQLDALIQEFLEARGFQNFWPRSFSLHITGERADVTNEQQ; this comes from the coding sequence GTGAGCACTTCAACTAAACATTCTGACGCTTCATTGCCAGCGGCTCCTACCCGCCAATGGCTGCGCGACCGGCTAACGCAGGCGGGTTTGAGGGCTACGCGCCAGCGGCTTGTTATTCTGGAGAGCGTGGTTGTGGAGAAGGGCCACCCGACAGCCGAACAGGTGCACCGCCAAGTGCTGATGCACGATGCGACGGTGTCGCTGGGCACGGTGTATAAGGCGCTTGACAGCTTTGTTACAACGGGGCTGTGCAAGCGGGTGCCTACGGCTGAAGGAGCGTGTCGCCGCTACGATGCCGACTGTTCAATCCATCACCATTTGTATTGCTCCAACACGCAGGAAATAATTGACTACTGCGACCCGCAGCTGGACGCGCTGATTCAGGAATTTCTGGAAGCTCGTGGCTTTCAGAACTTTTGGCCCCGCTCCTTTTCGCTGCATATCACCGGCGAGCGGGCTGACGTAACAAACGAGCAGCAATAA